One Engystomops pustulosus chromosome 7, aEngPut4.maternal, whole genome shotgun sequence DNA window includes the following coding sequences:
- the LOC140069234 gene encoding Fc receptor-like protein 2: MMQVLSAVNKPNFTLLPSVVAVGGDVVLQCQSSKGSVPIYYRFYHNQTFIGNITTHQKEATELRLSIKSLTMGGLYYCISQNDFHTQQQHSEVVSLLVMEPVEGITITADKEGEDFSPGESLTFTCSIQRGSSISVFWKHNESLVEESSDHYQLQDNGKVLYIDSLQNHHKGTYQCHANNALNRTFSVYSETRNINIVDISAADHSFQWAMLGILLFVLILIIALIFKFRETIVCPGRDHKTPSSTGRETQKDNGDDGQQNNTSGSEGIYQNTVATRRDIDDDVSYAYINIRAPQAASSYPAAARDNDFQVLYSTVKCSDVTPETTTDEKTLEMSTAIYHTITAHDINHRQPNLMEDMKEG, translated from the exons ATGATGCAGGTACTAT ctGCTGTGAATAAACCTAACTTCACCCTCTTACCAAGCGTGGTTGCCGTGGGAGGAGATGTTGTACTCCAATGTCAGTCCTCCAAAGGATCCGTCCCTATATACTACCGGTTCTATCACAAccagacatttataggaaatattACCACCCACCAAAAAGAGGCAACAGAGCTAAGACTGAGCATTAAGTCACTGACCATGGGAGGACTCTACTACTGTATCTCACAGAACGATTTCCATACCCAACAACAACACAGCGAGGTAGTCAGTTTGCTTGTGATGG agccgGTAGAAGGCATTACTATTACCGCAGATAAGGAAGGTGAGGATTTTTCACCTGGAGAATCCTTGACATTCACCTGCTCCATCCAGCGTGGCTCCTCTATCTCAGTCTTCTGGAAACACAATGAGTCTTTGGTGGAGGAAAGTTCTGACCATTATCAACTTCAAGACAATGGGAAAGTCTTGTACATAGATTCGCTTCAGAACCACCATAAAGGAACCTACCAGTGTCATGCCAACAATGCACTCAACAGAACCTTCTCTGTGTACAGCGAAACCCGAAACATCAACATCGTGGACATAAGTGCTGCTG ATCATAGTTTCCAATGGGCGATGCTTGGGATTCTGCTGTTTGTCCTCATCCTTATTATTGCCCTGATCTTCAAATTCCGAGAAACTATTGTGTGTCCTGGAAGGGATCACAAGACTCCATCATCTACAG GACGGGAGACACAGAAGGACAATGGAGATGACGGCCAACAGAATAATACAAGCGGTTCTGAAGGAATTTACCAAAATA CAGTAGCAACACGGAGGGATATCGATGATGATGTGAGTTACGCCTACATTAATATCAGAGCACCACAAG CTGCTTCCTCTTACCCAGCTGCTGCCAGAGACAACGAT TTCCAGGTTTTGTACTCCACTGTAAAGTGTTCTGACGTGACTCCAGAGACCACGACAGATGAAAAGACTCTAGAGATGTCTACTgctatctaccataccatcacagCCCATGACATCAATCATCGTCAACCAAATCTGATGGAAGACATGAAAGAAGGCTGA